A window from Ciconia boyciana chromosome 21, ASM3463844v1, whole genome shotgun sequence encodes these proteins:
- the LOC140661992 gene encoding protein FAM110D isoform X1: MVPLGSPPLAICASSNLRLVDPGRGSPLAWLNRGPECPREPGGSGGRVPSAVERLEADKAKYVKSQQVINSRQEPALRGCSPRLSPRSRRLLARQQCSELCQGSELGREGPRKLPCPQSPVSRRTGSRRLLRPDSLIIYRQKRDCPGGDKENTKGSGLVRRLFQGPLRDKPPSSPPARGLDEGPPASQSPETAMLWVPAEKEEVRTPGASSSGGSGGIFPLPSSPVAEPPRTPGKQALALRVSLPLSEKERFFNYCGLDRALVELLGRERFGPAGWDNASARLPGSCESESGQASGGSEGDAGPGEEESDVRVGSAVSVVERNARVIKWLYGCQRAWAAAKESTV, encoded by the coding sequence atGGTGCCCCTGGGCAGCCCCCCTCTCGCCATCTGTGCCTCCAGCAACCTGCGCCTCGTGGACCCCGGCCGCGGCTCCCCCCTGGCCTGGCTGAACCGGGGTCCCGAGTGCCCACGGGAgccggggggcagtgggggtcGGGTGCCCAGCGCTGTGGAGCGGCTGGAGGCCGACAAGGCCAAATACGTCAAATCCCAGCAGGTCATCAACAGCCGGCAGGAGCCGGCGCTGCGGGGCTGCTCACCCCGGCTCTCTCCCCGCAGCCGGCGCCTCCTCGCCCGTCAGCAGTGTAGCGAGTTGTGTCAAGGCTCAGAGCTGGGCCGGGAGGGCCCTCGGAAGCTGCCGTGCCCCCAGTCCCCCGTGTCGCGCCGGACCGGCAGCAGGCGCCTGCTGAGACCCGACTCCCTCATCATCTACCGGCAGAAACGGGACTGCCCGGGGGGGGACAAGGAGAACACCAAGGGCTCCGGGCTGGTGCGACGCCTCTTCCAGGGACCGCTCAGAGACaagccccccagctcccccccagcCAGGGGGCTGGACGAGGGGCCGCCAGCCTCCCAGAGCCCCGAGACCGCCATGTTGTGGGTGcctgcagagaaggaggaggtgaggACGCCGGGTGCCAGCAGCAGCGGTGGCAGCGGTGGCAtcttccctctgcccagcagcccAGTGGCAGagcccccccgcacccccggcAAGCAGGCGCTGGCTCTGCGCGTCTCCCTGCCGCTCTCGGAGAAGGAGCGGTTCTTCAACTACTGCGGGCTGGACCGGGCGCTGGTGGAGCTGCTGGGGCGGGAGCGGTTCGGGCCGGCGGGCTGGGACAACGCCTCAGCTCGGCTCCCCGGATCCTGCGAGTCGGAGTCTGGGCAGGCCTCGGGGGGCAGCGAGGGGGACGCAGGGCCAGGCGAGGAGGAGTCAGATGTTCGGGTGGGCTCTGCCGTCTCGGTGGTGGAGCGCAACGCCCGTGTCATCAAGTGGCTCTATGGCTGCCAGAGAGCCTGGGCGGCCGCCAAGGAGTCCACTGTCTGA
- the LOC140661992 gene encoding serine/threonine-protein kinase PDIK1L isoform X2 — translation MVSSQPKYDLIREVGRGSYGVVYEAVVRKTSARVAVKKIRCHAPENVELALREFWALSSIKSQHPNVIHLEECILQKDGMVQKMSHGSSSSLYLQLVETSLKGEIVFDPRSAYYLWFVMDFCDGGDMNEYLLSRKPNRKTNTSFMLQLSSALAFLHKNQIIHRDLKPDNILISRSRMDASDLEPTLKVADFGLSKVCSASGQNPEEPVNVNKCFLSTACGTDFYMAPEVWEGHYTAKADIFALGIIIWAMLERITFIDTETKKELLGSYVKQGTAIVPVGEALLENPKMELLIPVKKKSMNARMKQLIKEMLAANPQDRPDAFELELRLVNIAFKDSSWDT, via the exons ATGGTGAGTAGCCAGCCTAAGTACGATCTAATACGAGAGGTTGGTCGTGGCAGTTATGGTGTGGTGTACGAAGCAGTCGTCAGGAAGACCTCTGCACGGGTCGCGGTGAAAAAGATTCGGTGCCATGCTCCAGAGAACGTGGAACTAGCTCTGCGTGAGTTCTGGGCACTTAGCAGTATCAAGAGCCAACATCCCAACGTCATTCACCTGGAGGAGTGCATCTTGCAGAAAGATGGTATGGTGCAGAAGATGTCCCATGGCTCCAGTTCCTCCCTGTATTTACAG CTTGTAGAGACCTcattaaaaggagaaatagtCTTTGACCCAAGAAGTGCTTATTACCTCTGGTTTGTAATGGATTTCTGTGATGGAGGAGACATGAATGAGTATCTGTTGTCCCGAAAGCCAAACCGCAAGACCAACACCAGTTTCATGCTTCAGCTCAGCAGCGCACTGGCGTTCCTGcacaaaaatcagattattCATCGTGATCTCAAACCTGACAATATTCTGATATCTCGGAGCAGGATGGATGCTAGTGACTTGGAGCCTACCTTGAAAGTAGCTGATTTTGGGCTGAGTAAAGTATGTTCAGCCTCAGGACAGAATCCGGAAGAACCAGTCAACGTAAATAAGTGTTTTCTATCAACTGCATGTGGGACTGACTTCTATATGGCCCCCGAAGTCTGGGAAGGACACTACACTGCCAAAGCAGACATCTTTGCACTGGGGATTATAATCTGGGCAATGTTGGAAAGAATCACGTTCATAGATACGGAAACAAAGAAGGAACTTCTGGGGAGTTACGTCAAGCAGGGGACAGCAATCGTGCCTGTTGGAGAGGCGCTTCTAGAAAACCCTAAAATGGAACTGCTCATCCCCGTAAAGAAAAAATCCATGAATGCTCGAATGAAACAGCTGATCAAGGAAATGCTGGCTGCCAACCCGCAGGACCGACCCGATGCTTTTGAGCTAGAACTGCGATTAGTCAACATAGCTTTTAAAGATAGCAGCTGGGACACGTGA